In the genome of Leptospira noumeaensis, one region contains:
- a CDS encoding thiolase family protein → MKKVYIHNPSLSVFGKHKGSQLNLSFATAKQSVHEFQSHKIQFIIYASFSPDSYNKEYHLSAKLPGLLGLRDVYSIRMETASSSGASAFQLGVNLILSGRYDHGLVVATELMSQLNREESNLLLGSVLSDTQRNLGMSMAQGGAMITRKYLNDYGYKDEDLFAIAKKLHDNGLLNPKAHIKKNLTLEEYQNQTKIASPLGLYDISPLSDGSAALILSKDPSSISVKGMGSGTAPFLTSADPSFLANRIAFEKAYAEAGVSPNDIDFAELHDAFTPFELVGAEDAGFFKRGEALFQVKAGLTHPKGKIPINSSGGLKSRGHPVGASGLAQIVELCRFFEEWPEKRLAVAQSIGGLATNNFVSILERD, encoded by the coding sequence ATGAAGAAAGTTTACATTCACAATCCATCATTGAGTGTATTCGGAAAACACAAAGGATCACAACTAAATTTGTCCTTTGCGACCGCAAAACAATCTGTACATGAGTTTCAATCTCACAAAATTCAGTTCATTATTTACGCTAGTTTTTCGCCTGATTCTTATAACAAAGAATACCATCTTTCTGCTAAACTCCCTGGATTACTTGGCCTTCGTGATGTATATTCCATTCGTATGGAAACTGCATCTTCATCTGGTGCTTCTGCCTTTCAATTGGGAGTGAATTTGATTCTCAGTGGAAGATACGACCATGGACTCGTTGTGGCAACAGAACTTATGAGCCAGTTGAATCGGGAAGAAAGTAATCTTTTGTTAGGTTCTGTTCTTTCTGATACACAACGAAATTTGGGGATGTCCATGGCACAAGGTGGAGCCATGATCACTCGTAAGTATTTAAATGATTACGGATATAAAGATGAGGATCTTTTTGCCATCGCAAAGAAACTCCATGACAATGGTCTCTTAAATCCTAAAGCACATATCAAAAAGAATTTAACTTTGGAAGAATACCAAAACCAAACGAAAATTGCAAGTCCCTTAGGTTTGTATGATATCTCACCTTTGTCGGATGGATCGGCAGCCCTTATCCTTTCCAAAGACCCAAGTTCCATTTCAGTCAAAGGAATGGGTTCAGGAACCGCACCGTTTCTCACCTCAGCCGACCCGAGTTTTCTTGCCAATCGAATCGCTTTTGAAAAAGCCTATGCGGAGGCAGGTGTGAGTCCCAATGATATCGATTTTGCAGAATTACACGACGCATTCACTCCCTTTGAACTTGTGGGAGCCGAAGATGCGGGATTTTTCAAACGAGGAGAGGCCTTGTTTCAGGTAAAGGCTGGTCTAACACATCCCAAAGGAAAAATACCTATCAATTCCTCTGGTGGGCTTAAATCACGAGGCCATCCAGTTGGTGCTTCTGGCCTCGCACAAATTGTCGAACTTTGCCGGTTCTTTGAGGAATGGCCTGAAAAGCGGTTGGCAGTAGCACAAAGTATAGGTGGACTTGCTACAAACAACTTTGTGTCGATATTAGAACGAGACTGA
- the bfr gene encoding bacterioferritin, with protein MKGKKEVIDILAEVLAAELTAINQYFIHAKLCKNWGYLELADYLRKESIEEMKHADEIIERILFFDGIPDLQKYLKINVGQTVPEMLDHDLQLEYNAVERLNRGIDICVAAKDNGTRELLEKILVSEEEHIDWIETQKSIIDSISLPNYLSQKLGDSE; from the coding sequence ATGAAGGGAAAGAAAGAAGTAATCGACATTTTAGCGGAAGTTCTAGCGGCTGAACTCACAGCCATCAATCAGTATTTTATACATGCAAAACTCTGTAAAAATTGGGGGTATTTGGAACTTGCCGATTACCTTAGAAAAGAATCCATTGAAGAAATGAAACATGCAGATGAAATCATCGAAAGGATTCTGTTTTTTGATGGGATCCCTGATTTACAAAAGTATCTAAAAATAAACGTAGGCCAAACAGTTCCCGAAATGTTGGATCATGATTTACAATTGGAATACAATGCGGTGGAAAGACTCAACCGTGGGATTGATATCTGTGTAGCAGCGAAAGACAATGGAACTCGTGAACTCCTAGAAAAAATCTTAGTTTCCGAAGAAGAACATATCGATTGGATTGAAACACAAAAATCCATCATTGATTCCATCAGCCTTCCAAACTACTTGTCACAAAAACTAGGAGACTCGGAATAA
- a CDS encoding THUMP domain-containing class I SAM-dependent RNA methyltransferase: protein MCGEGLSSLLESELKTHHLKINSSNRGGVFFSGKKEDVIQFAIHTKFASRINLQLLHENADTYDEFYAKACELPWEKYICPEISFRIDAETKDKLKNSEFTMHRMKDAVLDRLRSKKIPLPEIEKRMADVTIVVRSHTDKFSIELSLSGDPVGRRGYRLFAGNAPVREPIAQAMLEISGWKEGNTLVDPMCGSGTILIEAALRERLYGEINRFLFAESPVFQILFPTYVFSERKMEKPNAPHLFGFDVDPEAVRIAKENAYEAGVEDFVTFEVGNCLDLKNNFGSQGHVVTNPPYGDRIGKPMEDLKEMYFQFGKVIKNEFGGWKFTVLSGDFSLLGKFGLKENAHLSLKHANLKAKIVDYEIRGGK, encoded by the coding sequence ATTTGCGGAGAAGGTCTTTCTTCGCTTTTGGAATCTGAATTAAAAACACACCATCTCAAAATTAACAGTTCCAACCGAGGTGGTGTTTTCTTCTCTGGAAAAAAAGAAGATGTCATTCAGTTTGCCATTCATACAAAATTTGCTTCTCGCATCAACTTACAGTTGCTACATGAAAATGCAGATACTTATGACGAGTTTTACGCCAAAGCTTGCGAGTTACCTTGGGAAAAATACATCTGTCCAGAAATTAGTTTTCGGATTGATGCTGAAACCAAAGACAAATTAAAAAACTCAGAATTTACTATGCATCGTATGAAAGATGCGGTGTTAGATCGACTGCGAAGTAAAAAGATCCCCCTTCCTGAAATTGAAAAACGTATGGCAGATGTAACTATTGTTGTCAGATCCCATACAGACAAATTCAGCATTGAACTTTCTCTCTCGGGAGATCCAGTAGGAAGACGTGGATATCGACTTTTTGCTGGAAACGCCCCAGTCAGAGAACCGATCGCACAGGCCATGCTCGAAATTTCCGGATGGAAAGAAGGAAATACTTTGGTAGATCCCATGTGTGGGTCAGGAACCATCCTCATTGAGGCGGCGCTTAGGGAACGATTGTATGGAGAAATCAATCGGTTTCTATTTGCTGAATCCCCCGTCTTTCAAATCCTTTTTCCTACCTATGTATTTTCTGAAAGGAAAATGGAAAAACCAAATGCTCCCCATCTTTTTGGATTTGATGTGGACCCAGAAGCCGTTCGTATCGCAAAGGAAAATGCTTATGAGGCAGGTGTCGAAGATTTTGTTACCTTTGAAGTCGGCAACTGTTTGGACTTAAAAAACAATTTTGGAAGCCAAGGCCATGTGGTTACCAATCCTCCGTATGGAGATCGGATTGGAAAGCCAATGGAAGATCTAAAAGAGATGTACTTTCAATTTGGAAAGGTCATCAAAAATGAATTTGGTGGTTGGAAGTTTACAGTCCTTAGCGGTGACTTTTCCCTTCTAGGAAAATTTGGTCTGAAAGAAAATGCACATTTAAGTTTGAAACATGCAAACCTAAAAGCAAAAATTGTGGATTATGAGATCCGTGGGGGGAAATGA
- a CDS encoding acetylglutamate kinase translates to MNSKDVLSRVFEITRDPRDGLLFLKEFQSLSPESFAILYADSETIFNSSEALFSDLKLLYQLDLFPFVVLEVDSFQYLKVFFPLEQMNLDGERSLGFSYQVVDRNKPLKEEVANSIRQKKIPILLWDDDSEKLSSLLDRCRSILHSSKVIYVSIDGPLKDPNTNKVKSILQSDSRLSLPEGTALSRSQNEFIQLSEDLLSKIEDPKFSIVLTSPFTLLTELFTVKGSGTLVKRKNKIRVCHSTDEVDMPRVFQLIEESFGKPLKPEFYKTKFDVLFLEESYRACAWLQKTEQGFLLSKFAVNGVARGAGVGRDIWDQILEHCRPLFWRSKPDNNINKWYMSVAQGIEKDDSWYYYWLGLGQSLIPATIQTLKSQPEDFFPK, encoded by the coding sequence ATGAATTCCAAAGACGTACTCAGCCGAGTCTTTGAAATCACTAGAGATCCAAGAGATGGACTTCTTTTCTTAAAGGAATTCCAATCTCTTTCTCCTGAATCGTTTGCCATCCTTTATGCAGACTCAGAAACCATTTTTAATAGTTCCGAAGCCTTATTTTCTGACTTAAAACTTCTCTACCAACTGGATCTTTTTCCCTTTGTTGTTTTAGAGGTTGACAGTTTTCAATATTTAAAAGTTTTTTTCCCACTCGAACAAATGAATTTAGATGGAGAAAGAAGTCTTGGTTTTTCTTACCAAGTTGTGGACCGAAACAAACCACTCAAAGAAGAAGTCGCAAATAGCATTCGTCAGAAAAAAATTCCGATTCTACTTTGGGACGATGACTCAGAAAAACTTTCCTCTCTTTTGGACCGTTGTCGTTCCATCCTCCATTCCTCAAAAGTAATTTATGTTTCTATTGATGGACCACTGAAAGATCCAAATACAAACAAGGTAAAATCCATTTTACAAAGTGATTCTAGGTTATCTTTACCCGAGGGCACTGCTTTATCTAGATCACAGAATGAATTCATCCAACTTTCTGAGGATCTTTTGTCAAAAATTGAAGATCCAAAATTTAGTATTGTTCTCACTTCCCCATTTACTTTGCTTACAGAACTTTTTACCGTCAAAGGTAGCGGAACACTCGTTAAGCGAAAAAACAAAATCCGAGTTTGCCATTCCACTGATGAAGTTGATATGCCAAGAGTTTTCCAACTCATTGAAGAATCCTTTGGAAAACCTTTAAAACCTGAATTTTACAAAACTAAATTTGATGTGTTATTTTTAGAAGAATCCTATAGGGCCTGCGCTTGGTTACAAAAAACAGAACAAGGGTTTTTACTTTCTAAGTTTGCCGTCAATGGAGTGGCAAGAGGTGCCGGTGTCGGTCGAGACATTTGGGATCAAATTTTAGAACATTGCCGACCTCTTTTTTGGCGCAGTAAACCAGACAATAATATCAACAAATGGTATATGTCTGTGGCACAAGGGATAGAAAAAGATGATAGTTGGTATTATTATTGGCTTGGGCTAGGTCAGTCTCTCATTCCTGCAACCATCCAAACTTTAAAGTCTCAACCGGAAGATTTTTTTCCAAAGTAA